A stretch of DNA from Elusimicrobiota bacterium:
CTCGAGCTTGGCCGGCTCCAGGAACTTGGCGATGGGCGCGCCGAAGGCCGAGCCGTCCCACTTGAGCCAAGCCAGGCCCTTGGCCCCCCCCTTCTTGACCAGGTCGGTGAGCTTGTCAATCTCGGCCCGGGAGAACTCGCGGGCCACGGAGAGCACGCGCACCACGCCGCCGCCGCGGGCGGCCTCGCCGAAGACCTTGAAGCCGGAGTCCTTGAAGAGCTCGGTGCAGTCCGAGAGGACCAAGCCGAAGCGCAGGTCGGGCTTGTCCGAGCCGTAGCGCAGCATGGCCTCGCTGTACTCGAGCTTGGGGAACGGGGTCTCGAGCTCGACGCCCATGGTCTCCCGGAACACGGTCTTGAGCATGCGCTCCACCAAGGAGTGCACGTCGGATTCGTCGACGAAGGACATCTCCAGGTCGATCTGGGTGTGCTCGGGCTGGCGGTCGGAGCGCAGGTCCTCGTCGCGGAAGGCCCGGGCCAGTTGGAAGTAGCGGTCCACGCCGCTGACCATGAGGATCTGCTTGAAGATCTGGGGCGACTGGGGCAGGGCGTAGAAGTGGCCCGGGTCCAGACGGGCGGGCACGATGAAGTCGCGGGCGCCCTCCGGAGTGGCCTTGGTCAAGATCGGGGTCTCGATCTCCAGGAAGCCTTCGCCGTCCAAGGCCCGGCGCACGGCCTGGCTGACGCGGTGGCGCAGGACCAGGTTCTCCAGCATGGGCGCACGGCGCAAGTCGAGGAAGCGGTACTTGAGCCGCGTCTCTTCCAGCGCCGTGATGCGCTCGTCCACCTCGAAAGGCAGGTTCTTGGAGGTGTTGAGCACCTTGATGGCCAGGGCTTTGACCTCGACCTCGCCGGTGGGGAGCTTGGGGTTCTTCATCCCTTCCGGCCGCAGG
This window harbors:
- the aspS gene encoding aspartate--tRNA ligase, which produces MNPTSLRTNGCGDLKAGHAGQTVRLAGWVHSRRDHGGVYFLDLRDRSGVVQVVVNPEEVEAFLAAGKLGAEHVVGVEGTVRLRPEGMKNPKLPTGEVEVKALAIKVLNTSKNLPFEVDERITALEETRLKYRFLDLRRAPMLENLVLRHRVSQAVRRALDGEGFLEIETPILTKATPEGARDFIVPARLDPGHFYALPQSPQIFKQILMVSGVDRYFQLARAFRDEDLRSDRQPEHTQIDLEMSFVDESDVHSLVERMLKTVFRETMGVELETPFPKLEYSEAMLRYGSDKPDLRFGLVLSDCTELFKDSGFKVFGEAARGGGVVRVLSVAREFSRAEIDKLTDLVKKGGAKGLAWLKWDGSAFGAPIAKFLEPAKLEALRQRFQPKPGHHLFFAADKAPAAALCLGALRKEFITRLKLSPDRPWHFSWVTRFPLLEWVPDEKRWTFTHNPFTAPLDSDLPKLDSDPGAALSHQYDLVLNGVEIASGSIRNHRGDMQRKILSLMGFSPEEQDAQFGLLLNALDFGAPPHGGVALGLDRLVALMRGQDSIREVIAFPKTAKGTCLLSDAPGPVDAKLLKELHIKLDVPPPPAA